A region from the Aquimarina sp. ERC-38 genome encodes:
- the apaG gene encoding Co2+/Mg2+ efflux protein ApaG: MVQQVTKGIKISVATNFEGTFFKNYQLFYAFGYEVTIENQGKNAVQLTSRFWEIYDSLKIKEVVQGDGVIGKKPVLQPGESHTYTSGCLLKSPFGAMKGYYQMVNFATADTFKVTIPVFRLSAPFAIN, encoded by the coding sequence ATGGTACAACAGGTTACAAAAGGCATTAAAATTTCAGTAGCAACTAATTTTGAAGGTACGTTCTTTAAAAATTACCAGTTGTTCTACGCCTTTGGTTATGAGGTTACTATAGAAAATCAAGGTAAGAATGCTGTTCAATTGACTTCCCGGTTTTGGGAAATTTATGATTCTTTAAAAATAAAAGAAGTCGTACAGGGTGATGGTGTTATTGGTAAAAAACCTGTGTTGCAACCAGGTGAATCCCATACCTACACCAGTGGTTGCCTGTTAAAATCCCCTTTTGGAGCTATGAAAGGATATTATCAAATGGTTAATTTTGCTACGGCAGATACCTTTAAAGTAACCATTCCGGTTTTTAGATTAAGTGCTCCTTTCGCTATCAATTAA
- a CDS encoding DUF3667 domain-containing protein: MKKVSFFHSKIISKRKALAYRSDKCLNCQTPLDIADRYCHYCGQINSTKKISFSDFIAEFFASIFSYDSRLRRTIAALFIPGKITKDYTSGKRMRYANPFRFYLSISIVFFLLNGLLINEELEKADQNLRMQFGTHKNFSDLKFSQKKDSILTAGKYVTDSLNDKKALNIDFSKTTSRETDFGNVFENKIDTYYDFHQEHKELSTKEALKQLQQENTWFNRTLYSRIKKFNATNFSVSGVISYLLSKLPIIIFFFLPAFALVLWLLYIRRPFNYMDHLVFTFHQQTVFFILLGFGMLLDITFNTDTSNNSILLAFLIYLFLAMKKFYGQGKIKTTVKFLLANFLFSILAVVGSIITLLGAAILY, encoded by the coding sequence ATGAAGAAGGTATCTTTTTTTCATTCTAAAATAATATCTAAAAGAAAGGCTTTAGCATATCGTTCTGATAAATGTTTAAATTGTCAAACCCCTCTGGACATTGCAGATAGATATTGTCATTACTGCGGACAAATCAACTCCACGAAGAAAATTTCCTTTTCTGATTTTATAGCCGAATTTTTCGCCAGTATTTTCTCTTATGATTCCCGTTTACGTCGAACTATTGCTGCCCTCTTTATTCCGGGTAAAATTACAAAGGATTATACTAGCGGTAAACGAATGCGATATGCCAACCCTTTTCGGTTTTACCTAAGCATCAGTATTGTATTTTTTCTTTTAAACGGATTGCTTATCAATGAAGAATTAGAAAAAGCAGACCAAAATTTACGTATGCAATTTGGAACTCACAAGAATTTCTCTGACTTAAAGTTTTCTCAAAAAAAAGATAGTATTTTGACCGCTGGAAAATACGTGACTGATTCTTTAAACGACAAAAAAGCATTAAACATAGACTTTTCTAAGACTACATCTAGAGAAACTGATTTTGGAAATGTTTTTGAAAATAAAATTGATACTTATTATGATTTTCATCAGGAGCATAAAGAACTTTCAACCAAAGAAGCATTAAAACAATTACAACAAGAGAACACGTGGTTCAACCGCACTTTATATTCACGTATTAAAAAATTCAATGCAACTAATTTTTCGGTAAGTGGTGTTATAAGTTACCTTCTTTCAAAACTACCAATAATTATATTCTTTTTTCTACCGGCATTTGCACTTGTGTTGTGGTTGTTATACATTAGAAGACCTTTTAACTATATGGATCATCTTGTCTTTACCTTTCATCAACAAACTGTATTTTTTATTTTACTTGGATTTGGTATGTTATTGGACATTACCTTTAACACTGATACTTCAAATAACTCTATCCTACTTGCTTTTTTAATCTATCTTTTTTTAGCTATGAAGAAATTCTATGGTCAAGGAAAAATAAAGACTACTGTTAAATTTTTGTTAGCAAATTTTTTATTTTCTATCTTAGCAGTAGTCGGAAGTATTATTACGCTCTTGGGAGCAGCGATTTTATATTGA
- a CDS encoding DUF5103 domain-containing protein, whose amino-acid sequence MILIKPSLRAAFCLFFFCTFLLAQNVVEELVPPPHIKTIKLKGKGDFTGTSVFKLGEPIILTFDDINGNEEDYYYKISYYNFDWTPSQLYKNEFLDGMDGIRIFNYENSFNAYQLYSHYRLRIPNDDTNGLKVSGNYLLEIYNDSDDLIFSRKFILYEDITTIGVAIKRSRDLNFIDTKQVVQFEINSPTEILRNPNRTVRTLVIQNNNLKTAITDLVPQFTIGTSLVYKYDQEASFWGGNEYLFFDNKEVRTATANIQRIDLQEIYHNYLFTDIMRANRPYTYNPDVNGSFVVRNLRADDSNTQADYVQMHFSLECFAPIGDGELHVFGNFNNFILDDTTRLTFNKETALYQTSILFKQGFYNYTYVLLKPDGTLEPGFVSGNFDETENDYMVVAYYRAPTARYDRAIGRGMGNSRNIRN is encoded by the coding sequence ATGATATTGATTAAACCCTCCTTACGTGCTGCTTTTTGCTTATTTTTTTTCTGTACATTTCTTTTAGCTCAAAATGTGGTAGAAGAATTAGTGCCTCCTCCTCATATCAAAACTATCAAATTAAAAGGTAAAGGTGACTTTACCGGAACATCTGTTTTTAAACTAGGCGAACCTATCATCTTAACTTTTGATGATATTAACGGAAATGAAGAAGACTATTATTATAAGATTTCATATTACAACTTTGACTGGACCCCATCACAACTTTATAAAAATGAATTTCTGGACGGAATGGATGGCATCCGTATTTTTAATTATGAAAATTCTTTTAACGCCTATCAATTATACAGTCATTACCGCTTACGGATTCCCAATGATGATACCAACGGTTTAAAGGTTAGCGGAAATTACCTTTTAGAAATATATAATGATAGCGACGACCTGATATTTTCCAGAAAATTTATCTTGTATGAAGATATCACTACGATTGGTGTTGCTATAAAACGCTCCCGAGATCTGAATTTTATTGATACCAAGCAGGTGGTTCAATTTGAAATCAATTCTCCTACGGAGATTTTACGTAATCCCAATCGTACCGTTCGTACTTTGGTAATTCAAAACAATAATTTAAAAACTGCAATAACTGATTTAGTTCCACAATTTACCATTGGTACCAGTTTGGTTTATAAGTATGACCAGGAAGCCAGTTTTTGGGGAGGAAATGAATATTTGTTTTTTGATAATAAAGAGGTGCGGACCGCAACGGCTAATATTCAGAGAATTGATCTACAGGAAATATATCACAATTATCTTTTTACCGATATTATGAGAGCAAACCGGCCTTATACGTACAATCCGGATGTTAATGGAAGTTTTGTAGTTAGAAACTTAAGAGCAGATGACAGTAACACTCAAGCAGATTATGTTCAAATGCATTTTAGCCTGGAATGTTTTGCCCCTATTGGAGACGGAGAATTACATGTGTTCGGAAACTTTAATAATTTTATCCTGGATGATACTACTCGCCTTACCTTTAATAAGGAAACTGCGCTTTATCAAACAAGCATTTTATTTAAACAAGGCTTTTACAATTATACCTATGTTTTATTAAAACCGGACGGTACGCTGGAGCCCGGATTTGTAAGTGGTAACTTTGATGAAACCGAAAATGATTATATGGTGGTTGCTTATTACCGTGCTCCTACGGCAAGGTATGACCGGGCGATCGGACGAGGTATGGGCAACTCCCGAAATATAAGAAATTAA